In one Kluyveromyces marxianus DMKU3-1042 DNA, complete genome, chromosome 4 genomic region, the following are encoded:
- the XPT1 gene encoding xanthine phosphoribosyltransferase: MSQEDSAASNKMYISYNNIHKLCQQVAKTIMERGERPDVIIAITGGGMIPARIIRSFLKSKGQKNIPIQAIGLSLYEDLGLDNQIETIGKEVIRTQWLDFGALDKHFDSLIGKRILIVDEVDDTRTTLHYALTELQKEVREQQVKLNRLNEDTTFSIFVLHNKDKPKKVELPQDLFDHGRYLAAVTVPDKWLCYPWEAIDIEEHTQLAIEQGNN, from the coding sequence ATGTCCCAGGAAGATTCTGCTGCTTCTAACAAGATGTACATCTCGTACAATAACATCCACAAGCTATGTCAGCAAGTGGCCAAGACCATCATGGAAAGAGGTGAAAGACCAGATGTCATCATTGCTATTACTGGTGGTGGTATGATTCCAGCCAGAATCATCAGATCCTTCTTGAAGTCGAAGGGTCAAAAAAACATTCCAATCCAAGCCATTGGTTTGTCATTGTATGAGGACTTAGGCCTTGATAACCAAATCGAAACTATTGGTAAAGAAGTTATCAGAACCCAGTGGTTAGATTTTGGTGCTTTGGACAAAcattttgattctttaatTGGTAAGAGAATCCTTATTGTAGATGAGGTGGATGACACCAGAACAACTTTGCATTATGCTTTGACTGAATTGCAAAAAGAAGTACGTGAACAACAAGTGAAGTTGAACAGACTAAATGAGGACACTacattttctattttcGTTCTTCACAACAAGGACAAGCCTAAGAAGGTCGAACTACCACAAGATTTGTTTGACCACGGTAGATACCTTGCAGCCGTTACTGTGCCTGACAAATGGTTGTGCTACCCTTGGGAAGCcatt